In Qipengyuania psychrotolerans, one DNA window encodes the following:
- a CDS encoding DUF692 domain-containing protein encodes MHDIAPFSGFGLGLRRTHYTDFLDGDVPVDFVEVISENYMVEGGMPLRLLEQIRAKHPVILHGVSMSIGSAHGLDADHLVRLKLLADRIDPLWVSDHLCWTRTSAHNSHDLLPLPLTQEAMDTVCENIDRAQTALGRAMLFENPSSYLTFPEDEMAEWEFLSAMARRTGCYLLLDVNNVYVSAQNHGFSAAEYVGGLPLDRVRQIHLAGHTPGEILIDTHDREVCDEVWALYADTIAKTGPVATMIERDDKIPPVGELLCELERARSLSASHQAVAA; translated from the coding sequence ATGCACGATATCGCACCATTTTCCGGTTTCGGGCTCGGCCTTCGCCGTACCCACTACACCGACTTTCTGGACGGCGATGTGCCCGTCGATTTTGTCGAGGTGATCTCGGAAAATTACATGGTCGAAGGCGGCATGCCGCTGCGCCTGCTGGAACAGATCCGCGCGAAACATCCCGTCATTCTCCACGGGGTGTCCATGTCGATCGGTTCGGCGCATGGGCTGGATGCGGACCATCTTGTGCGCCTCAAGCTGCTGGCCGACCGGATCGACCCACTGTGGGTTTCCGACCATCTGTGCTGGACCCGCACCAGCGCGCACAATTCGCACGACCTGCTCCCGCTGCCGCTGACGCAGGAAGCGATGGATACGGTGTGCGAGAACATCGACCGCGCGCAAACAGCGCTGGGGCGGGCGATGCTGTTCGAGAACCCTTCCAGCTATCTCACTTTCCCGGAAGACGAGATGGCCGAATGGGAATTCCTGTCCGCGATGGCGCGCCGGACCGGATGTTACCTTCTGCTGGACGTGAACAACGTTTATGTCAGCGCGCAGAACCACGGCTTTTCAGCCGCCGAATACGTGGGCGGTCTCCCGCTCGATAGAGTGCGCCAGATTCACCTAGCCGGACACACGCCCGGAGAAATTTTGATCGACACGCATGACCGTGAAGTCTGCGACGAGGTCTGGGCGCTATATGCTGATACCATCGCCAAAACCGGCCCTGTCGCCACGATGATCGAACGCGACGACAAGATTCCGCCGGTTGGCGAACTCCTGTGCGAACTCGAACGCGCCCGCAGCCTCTCGGCGAGCCATCAGGCAGTAGCGGCATGA
- a CDS encoding DNA-binding domain-containing protein, translating into MSALAQMQEAMLSNILDEDLPLPGHWNKRHAAGLAIYRNNYRSALIDALRSTFERTERLVGEESFARAAAHHLIAKPPSSWTLDMAGAGFDETCVQLFAGDPEVAELAWLEWAMHCAFVARDVAPLEMADFATATAAFSEQDWAGLRLEIVPGTGLRTVHHDLKPLWTSLAANDVQPDIQRLPCAMCAVVWREGERPVFILIQEEEGDALSAMMQDATYGEACEMLVDRMGEEQAITLAGAMLGRWLSEGLVTRAA; encoded by the coding sequence ATGAGCGCCCTTGCGCAGATGCAGGAGGCCATGCTTTCCAACATCCTCGATGAGGATTTGCCGTTGCCCGGTCATTGGAACAAGCGCCATGCGGCGGGTCTTGCCATTTATCGTAACAACTATCGCTCGGCCTTGATCGATGCGCTCAGATCCACTTTCGAGCGCACCGAGAGATTGGTGGGCGAAGAAAGCTTCGCCCGCGCTGCAGCGCATCACCTGATTGCCAAGCCCCCATCCAGCTGGACGCTCGATATGGCCGGTGCAGGTTTTGACGAAACCTGTGTGCAACTGTTCGCTGGCGATCCCGAGGTTGCCGAACTCGCGTGGCTCGAATGGGCCATGCACTGCGCCTTTGTTGCCCGCGATGTAGCGCCGCTAGAGATGGCAGACTTTGCCACGGCCACTGCCGCGTTCAGCGAACAGGATTGGGCAGGTCTGCGGCTGGAAATCGTACCAGGGACAGGGTTGCGGACCGTGCATCACGACCTGAAGCCCTTGTGGACCTCACTTGCCGCAAATGACGTTCAGCCCGACATCCAGCGGCTGCCATGTGCCATGTGCGCGGTCGTCTGGCGCGAAGGCGAACGGCCCGTATTCATCCTGATACAGGAGGAAGAGGGCGATGCGCTGTCCGCCATGATGCAGGATGCCACCTACGGCGAGGCGTGCGAAATGCTGGTGGACCGAATGGGCGAAGAGCAGGCAATCACGCTTGCAGGCGCCATGCTGGGCCGCTGGCTATCCGAAGGGCTTGTTACCAGAGCCGCCTAA
- a CDS encoding SDR family NAD(P)-dependent oxidoreductase — translation MGEFGFESTADDVLADKDLSGRTALITGGYSGLGRETARAMAAKGAHVILSGRDETKLAEAAAQIAEETGAKVETLACDLASLDSVRKAAAEANERFDKIDLLINNAGVMACDQAQTADGFEMQFGTNHLGHFVLANHLVPLLEKGEDARIVNLSSRGHHIAPVDFDDPNFESRDYDKWVSYGQSKTANVLFAVGLENRLADKGIHAYSLHPGGIMTNLSRHMSQQDMADLMERIRKNAEAAGQTPEPFKTIPQGAATTCWAATADELQGAGGLYCENCHVADQDDESPSGGVRSYAIDPDNAERLWSISEEMVGETFAY, via the coding sequence ATGGGCGAGTTTGGTTTTGAAAGCACTGCAGACGATGTGCTGGCGGACAAGGACCTGTCGGGCCGAACGGCCTTGATCACAGGTGGCTACTCCGGGCTTGGCCGCGAAACTGCCCGTGCGATGGCCGCCAAGGGTGCGCATGTCATCCTGTCCGGACGCGATGAAACCAAGCTGGCCGAAGCCGCGGCGCAAATTGCTGAAGAAACCGGCGCGAAGGTCGAGACACTCGCCTGCGATCTCGCTTCGCTGGACAGCGTCCGCAAGGCGGCCGCAGAAGCGAACGAACGGTTCGACAAGATCGACCTGCTGATCAACAATGCGGGCGTTATGGCCTGCGATCAGGCGCAAACTGCCGATGGCTTCGAAATGCAGTTCGGGACCAACCACCTTGGCCATTTCGTCCTGGCCAATCACCTCGTCCCGCTGCTGGAGAAGGGTGAAGATGCGCGCATCGTGAACCTGTCGAGCCGCGGCCACCATATCGCGCCCGTCGACTTCGATGATCCGAACTTCGAAAGCCGCGATTACGACAAATGGGTCAGTTACGGCCAGTCGAAAACCGCCAACGTGCTGTTTGCGGTGGGCCTCGAAAACCGGCTCGCCGACAAGGGTATTCACGCATATTCGCTGCATCCCGGCGGGATCATGACCAATCTGAGTCGCCACATGAGCCAGCAGGACATGGCGGACCTGATGGAGCGTATCCGCAAGAATGCGGAGGCCGCCGGCCAGACGCCGGAACCGTTCAAGACCATACCGCAAGGCGCGGCGACCACTTGCTGGGCCGCGACGGCCGATGAATTGCAGGGCGCAGGCGGGCTGTACTGCGAAAACTGCCACGTCGCGGACCAGGACGATGAAAGTCCCAGCGGCGGGGTGCGCAGCTATGCGATCGATCCAGACAATGCGGAACGCTTGTGGTCCATTTCGGAGGAGATGGTCGGCGAAACTTTCGCCTATTAG
- a CDS encoding mechanosensitive ion channel, producing the protein MIFDRYRFDQEVAMQLGEKLIYAVVALVVTWLVARAAKWAFAKLVDNVAFFKRGTGSGASLGESLGKIVGLLIWLFGLLIVLNILELGGVAGPIDSLLENVVDFVPNLLWAGLIFFIGMMVARIVRDLVVTTLQTVDFDKWANRGGVDNVTGNTAISKTIGTIVYVLIAIPVAIAALEQLEIQSISEPASDMLRMIFAAIPNIIAAAILLGIGYLISKFVVQIVKEVLPGLGVDRALAESGLVAENTTASGIIARVAQVAIILFFAIAATRILGFPELTAILDQLLELGGRVIFGAVVIAFGFLIANMLARLIAGDDENSTAATIVRWATIILFVFMGLQFTGIGGMIPANALTILIAGVAVAGALAFGLGGRDWAARKLDQMDNDLGGGSASAPKPKPRKAAAPKSSDPLPPGA; encoded by the coding sequence GTGATTTTCGACAGATACAGATTTGACCAGGAGGTCGCGATGCAGCTTGGAGAGAAGCTGATCTACGCGGTCGTCGCATTGGTCGTTACATGGCTGGTGGCACGCGCCGCCAAATGGGCATTTGCCAAGCTCGTAGACAACGTCGCCTTTTTCAAACGCGGCACCGGAAGCGGTGCCAGCCTGGGAGAATCCCTGGGCAAGATCGTTGGCCTGCTTATCTGGCTGTTCGGCCTTTTGATCGTACTCAACATACTCGAACTGGGCGGGGTCGCAGGACCGATCGACAGCTTGCTCGAGAATGTCGTCGACTTCGTGCCCAACTTGCTGTGGGCGGGCTTGATCTTCTTCATCGGCATGATGGTGGCGCGGATTGTCCGCGATCTGGTCGTCACCACATTGCAGACAGTCGATTTCGACAAATGGGCCAACAGGGGCGGCGTGGACAATGTCACTGGCAATACCGCCATCAGCAAGACGATCGGCACGATTGTCTATGTCCTGATCGCCATTCCGGTTGCCATCGCCGCGCTTGAACAGCTGGAAATCCAGTCGATCAGCGAACCTGCATCGGACATGCTGCGGATGATCTTTGCCGCCATCCCGAACATTATCGCAGCCGCGATCCTGCTCGGCATCGGCTACCTGATCAGCAAGTTCGTGGTCCAGATCGTGAAGGAAGTGCTTCCGGGCCTCGGCGTGGACCGGGCATTGGCCGAAAGCGGACTGGTTGCCGAAAACACCACGGCGAGCGGGATTATTGCCCGTGTCGCACAGGTGGCAATCATACTGTTCTTTGCCATCGCTGCCACGCGCATCCTCGGCTTCCCGGAGCTTACCGCAATCCTCGACCAGCTGCTTGAGCTGGGCGGGCGCGTGATCTTCGGTGCAGTTGTGATTGCCTTCGGTTTCCTGATTGCGAACATGCTGGCAAGGCTGATTGCCGGTGACGATGAAAACTCGACCGCAGCGACCATTGTGCGCTGGGCGACGATCATCCTGTTCGTGTTCATGGGCCTGCAGTTCACCGGCATCGGCGGAATGATCCCGGCCAATGCGCTGACGATCCTGATCGCCGGTGTTGCAGTGGCGGGCGCCCTGGCCTTCGGGCTTGGCGGACGTGACTGGGCCGCACGCAAGCTTGACCAGATGGACAATGATCTGGGCGGCGGCAGTGCATCGGCTCCGAAGCCGAAACCGCGCAAGGCCGCGGCTCCGAAAAGCAGTGATCCACTGCCCCCGGGCGCATAA
- a CDS encoding isoaspartyl peptidase/L-asparaginase family protein, with product MRRFLTAFALSLTGLALAGTAPAIAQAPVETSWSLAIHGGAGTIARENMTPEEDAAHRASLQAALDAGAKVLDDGGTAMDAVEAVILILEDDARFNAGRGAVYTWEEGHELDASIMDGRTRDAGAVAGVKAVRNPILLARKVMTDSPHVMLSGDGAQDFAVEQGIEIVPSSYFDTERRREALERMKADKLSALDVDIKFGTVGAVALDGEGNLAAGTSTGGMTGKRWGRIGDAPIIGAGTYADNRSCAVSATGWGEYFIRVGVAHEICAQLRFAKMPADGVVEEIGNFLRKQISNGEARAIPGMAEQAQKISDEVMADVKELGGDGGIILVTPEGHALYSFNTAGMYRGRATSGGIKEVAIYGDE from the coding sequence ATGAGACGATTCCTTACCGCATTCGCCCTGTCGCTAACGGGCCTCGCGCTCGCTGGCACGGCTCCCGCAATCGCCCAGGCACCCGTCGAAACTAGCTGGTCGCTGGCCATCCACGGCGGCGCCGGGACCATTGCGCGGGAGAATATGACCCCGGAAGAAGATGCGGCTCACCGGGCATCCTTGCAAGCCGCGCTCGATGCCGGGGCCAAGGTTCTGGACGATGGCGGAACGGCGATGGATGCGGTCGAGGCGGTCATCCTGATCCTTGAAGATGATGCCCGCTTCAATGCTGGCCGCGGTGCGGTTTATACTTGGGAAGAGGGTCACGAACTCGACGCCTCGATCATGGACGGGCGTACACGCGATGCGGGGGCGGTCGCCGGGGTGAAGGCGGTGCGCAATCCGATCCTGCTGGCGCGCAAGGTCATGACCGATAGCCCGCACGTGATGCTTTCAGGCGATGGGGCCCAGGATTTTGCAGTCGAGCAGGGTATCGAGATTGTCCCGTCCAGCTATTTCGACACCGAACGCCGCCGCGAAGCGCTGGAACGGATGAAGGCCGACAAGCTCTCTGCGCTCGATGTTGATATCAAGTTCGGCACAGTCGGCGCGGTGGCGCTGGACGGGGAAGGCAATCTGGCAGCCGGAACTTCCACCGGCGGGATGACCGGCAAACGCTGGGGCCGGATCGGAGATGCGCCGATTATCGGGGCAGGCACCTATGCCGACAATCGCAGCTGCGCGGTCTCGGCCACCGGCTGGGGCGAATATTTCATTCGCGTCGGCGTGGCGCACGAGATTTGTGCGCAATTGCGTTTCGCAAAAATGCCGGCTGATGGAGTCGTTGAGGAAATCGGGAATTTCCTGAGGAAGCAGATTTCGAACGGCGAGGCGCGGGCAATCCCGGGAATGGCCGAGCAAGCGCAGAAAATCAGCGACGAAGTAATGGCCGATGTAAAGGAACTGGGCGGCGACGGCGGGATCATTCTCGTCACGCCCGAAGGTCATGCCCTCTACAGCTTCAACACTGCGGGCATGTACCGCGGCCGTGCGACCAGCGGCGGCATCAAAGAAGTGGCGATCTACGGCGACGAATAG
- a CDS encoding prephenate dehydratase, with amino-acid sequence MRNFAQPALAMVDSMRRAATAQPASAIAFGGAPGSNSHQAAMQFAPDALPLPFLGFEDALDAVKNGTAGCAMIPIENSQHGRVADIHFLLPESGLSIVAEHFMRITHALMATGPGPFEAAYSHPQALGQSREYLRQRGIVPMSHADTAGAAAYVAEQQNPTISALAPPMAAELYGLRIVEDAVEDAHDNTTRFVVLAKDARNAAELAGEQAMTTFIFEVKNVSAALYKALGCFATNGVNMTKLESYQKGASFAATMFYADIEGAPGDPRVDAALEELAFQCNSVRLLGSYAQARKRG; translated from the coding sequence ATGCGTAATTTCGCCCAACCCGCGCTCGCCATGGTCGACTCCATGCGCCGTGCCGCCACCGCCCAGCCGGCAAGCGCCATCGCATTTGGCGGCGCGCCCGGTTCGAATTCGCACCAGGCTGCCATGCAGTTTGCGCCCGACGCGTTGCCGCTGCCGTTCCTCGGCTTCGAGGATGCGCTGGATGCAGTGAAAAACGGAACTGCGGGCTGCGCGATGATCCCGATCGAAAACAGCCAGCATGGCCGGGTCGCGGACATTCATTTCCTGCTTCCCGAAAGCGGTCTTTCGATTGTGGCCGAACATTTCATGCGCATCACTCATGCGCTGATGGCCACCGGACCCGGACCGTTCGAGGCTGCGTACAGCCACCCGCAGGCGCTGGGCCAGTCACGCGAATACCTTCGTCAGCGGGGCATCGTTCCGATGAGCCATGCAGACACGGCCGGCGCTGCGGCCTATGTCGCCGAGCAGCAGAACCCGACGATATCCGCCCTCGCCCCGCCGATGGCAGCCGAGCTCTACGGCCTCAGGATTGTCGAAGACGCGGTCGAGGATGCGCATGACAATACCACCCGCTTCGTGGTGCTGGCCAAGGACGCCCGCAACGCAGCGGAACTGGCGGGCGAGCAGGCGATGACTACATTCATCTTCGAGGTGAAGAACGTGTCTGCCGCCCTGTACAAGGCGCTGGGCTGCTTTGCCACGAACGGTGTCAACATGACCAAGCTGGAAAGCTACCAGAAGGGCGCGAGCTTTGCCGCGACCATGTTCTATGCCGATATCGAAGGCGCACCCGGCGATCCGCGTGTCGATGCAGCGCTGGAAGAACTGGCGTTCCAGTGCAATTCGGTCCGCCTGCTCGGCAGCTATGCCCAGGCACGCAAACGCGGCTGA